GCCTATCCCACCCCCGCCGGGCGCGTCCTGCATGTGGACGCCTACCGGGTGCGGGACGTGGCCGAGCTGTACGAGATGGACCTCGAAGACCTGGTCGCGGGCAGCCGCCTCAGCGTGGTCGAGTGGGGCGAGAGGCTGTACGCGGACTACCCGGCAGTGCCCGTGCTGCGGCTGGAGCATGTGGAGGGGGAGGCGGAGGTTCGGCGGGTGACTCGGGTGCGGTGAGTGCCACTTGCGGGGGGTGCCCCACCCTCAAGGAAGTCGGGACGCCCTCCCCTGCCGGTCTGGGCCAGAATGCCCCCCATGTGGACCCTCGTCGTCAACTGCGGGTCGAGCAGCCTGAAGTTCGCGCTGCTTGATCCCAGCACCACAGACGTACCCCTCGCGGGCCTTGCCGAGCGGCTGGGCACCGACGCCGCCTCGGTGCGGGTGGACCGCGCCGGGGAGCGGGTCACGGTGCCCCTGCCCGGTGGAGGCTACCCGGAAGCTTTCGGGGTGGTGCTGGCCGAACTCGACGCGTTGGGCCTGCGTGAACAGGTCGGCGCGGTGGGGCACCGGGTCGTGCACGGGGGCGAGCGCTTCAGCGCTCCGGCCCTGATCACGCCGGAGGTGCTGGACGCGGTGCGGGCCTGCGTGCCCCTCGCGCCGCTGCACAACCCGGCCAACATCGCCGGGATCGAGGCGGCGCAGGCGGCCTTCGGGGACGTGCCGCACGTGGCAGTCTTCGACACCGCCTTTCACCAGACCATGCCGGAGGTCGCCTACCGCTACGCCGTGCCGGAAGCGTGGTACCGCCAGCACGGCGTGCGGCGCTACGGCTTCCACGGCACGAGTCACGCCTACGTCGCGGGCGAGGCCGCGCGGATGCTGGGGCGGCCCCTGGAAGACCTGAACCTCGTCACCGCGCACCTGGGCAACGGGGCGAGCGTGTGCGCGGTGGCGGGCGGGCGCAGCGCAGACTCCAGCATGGGCCTGACCCCGCTGGAGGGCCTCGTCATGGGCACCCGCAGCGGCGACGTGGACCCCGGCCTGCACGACTTCATCGCGCGGCAGGCGGGCCTGAGTCTCACCCAGGTCACGGCGGCGCTGAACAAGGAGAGCGGGTTGCTGGGCCTTTCGGGGCTGAGCAACGACATGCGCGAGCTGGAGGAAGCCGCCGGGCGGGGACACGCCGGGGCACGCCTCGCGGTGGAGGTCTTCGTGTACCGCCTCGCCAAGACGATTGCGGGGCTGGCCGTCGCGCTGGGGCGGCTCGACGGCCTGGTCTTCACGGGCGGTATCGGGGAGAACAGCGCCGCCGTGCGCTCGGCCACCCTGGAGCGGCTGGGGCTGCTGGGCTTCCGGCTGGACGCGGAGGCGAACGCGCGGAACGTGCGCGGGCAGGGCGGCCTCATCACCACGCCGGGGACCCTGCCCGCCCTCGTCGTGAACACGAACGAGGAACGGATGATCGCGCGGGAAACGGCGCAGCTCGTCGCGCGGGGCCTGTAGCGTAGAAGACGCGCTGCCCAAGCCTCCACCCTCCCCCACCCCTCCGAAGGAGCCCCCATGCACACCCTCTTCGTCGCCCCCACCCGCAACGGCGTGGGCCTGAGCAGCACCGCCCTGGGCCTCGCCCGCGCCCTGGAACGGCAGGGCCTGCGGGTCGCCTTTCTCAAGCCCATCGCGCAGACGCACGAGACGACCACCGACGACTCGGTGCACTTCGCCCACACGCTCGCGCACCTCCAGCCTCCCACCCCCATCGCGCTCGCGCACGCCGAGGAGCAGCTCAGCCAGGGGGCGGAAGAGGACCTGATGGAGGAGGTCGTCGCCCTCTCCCGGCAGGCCGCCGGGGGACCGGGGGGGGCCGACGTGCTGATCGCGGAGGGGCTGGCGCTGAACGAGCGCAACACCTACGCCGGGGCGCTCAACGCCAGCCTCGCCCGCAACCTGGAGGCCGACGTGGTGCTTGTCTCCAGCCTCGCCGGGGTCACGGCGGGAGCACTCGCGGACGAGCTGGAGATCGCGGCGCAGGCCTACCGCCGCTCGGACGGCTCGGGCCTCGCGGGGTACGTGCTGAACTTCGCGCCGGTGGGCCTGGACTTCGGCGGACTCCTGGCCGAGTTGCGGGCGCGGAGCCGGGTGCTGTCGGGCGGCGAACTGCCCCTCCTGGGCGTGATCGCGCAGTCCCCCGCCCTCAGCGCCCCGCGCACCCTGGACGTGGCCCGGCACCTCGGGGCCGAGGTTCTCAATGAGGGTGAGGCCGGGCAGCGCCGGGTCACGAGCACGGTGGTCACCGCCCGCACGGTGCCCAAGATGGCCGACGCGGGCCTGTTCGCCTCCGGGGCGCTGGTGGTCACGCCGGGCGACCGCGAGGACGTGGTCATGGCGGCGGCCCTCTCGCACCTCAGTGGGGTGCCGCTCGCAGGGCTGCTGTACACCTCGGGCAGCAGCCCCGAACCTTCCATCGAGCGGCTGTGCCGCGCCGCGCTGACGAGTTCGCTGCCCGTGCTGCGGGTGGAGACGAACTCCTTCCACACCGCCTCGGCCCTCTCGCGGCTGGACCCCCGCGTGCCGCACGACGACCTCGAACGGATGGAGCGCACGCTGGACTTCATCGCCGACCGCCTCGACACCGTGCCGCTGCGGTCGCGCCTGAAGACGCCGCAGGCCGAGGGCGACCGCCGGATGCCCCCCAGTGCCTTCCGCTACGAACTGATTCAGAAGGCGCGGGCCGCCAACAAGCGCATCGTCCTGCCCGAGGGCGACGAGCCGCGCACCGTGCGGGCCGCCATCCGCTGCGTGGAAAAGGGCATCGCCCGCCCCGTGCTGCTCGCCAATCCCGACCGGGTGCGGCAGGTCGCGGAGGGGCAGGGCCTCACCCTTCCCGAGGGGCTGGAGGTGCTCGACCCCGAGAGCGTGCGGCGGCAGTACGTGGAACCGATGGTCGAGCTGCGCCGCAGCAAGGGCCTGACCGCACCCCAGGCCGAGGCCCAACTGGAAGACACCGTCGTGCTGGGGACGATGATGCTGGCGCTCGACGAGGTGGACGGGCTGGTCTCCGGCGCGGTCCACACCACCGCCAACACGGTGCGCCCCGCCCTGCAACTCATCAAGACGGCGCCTGGCGCCTCGCTGGTGTCGTCCATCTTCTTCATGCTGATGCCCGAGCAGGTTCTGGTGTACGGGGACGCGGCCATCAACCCCAACCCGAACGCCGAGGAACTCGCGGACATCGCCATTCAGTCCGCCGACAGTGCGCGGGCCTTCGGGATTCCGCCACGCGTCGCCATGCTGAGCTATTCGACCGGCGAGAGCGGCACGGGCGAGGACGTGGAGAAGGTCAAGGAGGCCACCCGCCTCGTGCGCGAGCGCCGCCCCGACCTCCCGGTGGATGGGCCACTCCAGTACGACGCCGCTTCTGTCCTCAGCGTGGGCCGCCAGAAGGCCCCGAACAGCCCGGTCGCGGGCCGGGCCACCGTCTTTATCTTCCCCGACCTCAACACCGGGAACACGACCTACAAGGCCGTGCAGCGCTCGGCGGGCGTGGTCGCCGTCGGGCCGATGCTGCAGGGCCTGCGCAAGCCCGTCAACGACCTCTCACGGGGGGCGCTGGTGGACGACATCGTCTACACCATCGCGCTGACGGCGATTCAGGCGACGCAGGTGAGGACCGGGGCGTAGGTCATGGGGGGTGGAGCGTGGGAGGGGTCCCTTCTGCGTTCTGCCCCTATCTCCGGCTCGCCCGCCACAGCAGCACTGCCCCCGCCAGCACCGCGATCACGTCCGGCGCGGCGGCGGCGAGCAGCGGCGGCACCGCGCCGTTCTCGCCCATCACCTTGAACACGCTCCAGGTGGCGTAATAGGCAAAGGTCAGCAGCAGCGCCCACACCAGCCCCAGGTTCAGGCCGCTGCGGAAGGTGTACACGGCGAGGCTGACCGCGAAAAAGGCCAGCGCGAGGGCCGCCAGCGGCTCGCTGAACTTGCGATAGAGCGCCGTGAAGTCGGCGGGGGCGGGCACGTTCTGGGCGCGGTAGGCCCCGGTCCGGGCCAGCAGGTCGGGCAGCGGAAGGTAAAAGGGCGGGAGCGCCGCGCCGGACCCGTCGAAGCTCGCCTGCACGTCCTGCACGGGCAGGGTGCCCTGGGCGAAGGAGAGGACGGTCACGGGCCGCCCGTTCTCGAAAGTGACGCGGCGGCCTTCGGTCAATTCCAGCACGTTGCTGCCGGGACGCAGGCGGCCCTCACGGGCGGTGATGACCTCGCGGGGAGGCAGTCCGGCCTGCATGGTCACGATGCGGAGGTCGCGCAGCTCGCCGCCCGGCAGGGCCTGGCCGACGCTGATCGCCCGGTTCAGTGCGTCGCGCAGCACCAGCCCCGGTTGGCCGGGGTCTCCCAGGCCGATCACGCGGGGGTTGTCCAGCACGATCTCGCGCTGCACGCTCTGCGCCTGCACGCGGGCGCGGGTGACCACCAGTTCGTTGATCGCAAAGGCCCCCAGCGTCACCGCCGCCGCCAGCGTCAGCACCGGCCGGAAGAGGCGCGAGGCCGGGACCCCGCTCGCCAGCGCCGCCTTGATCTCCGAGTCGGCGGCGAGGCGCGAGAGGCCCAGCAGGGTGGCGAACATCAGCGCGATGGGGAGGCCCAGGGCGACCGCTTCGGGGATATTCAGCGCCACCAGCCGCGCGACGAGCAGGCCGCTGGCCCCCTTGGCGAGCAGCGGCGCGATCACGTCCTTGAGCAGCAGCAGCAGCAACAGCAGGATGATCGCCAGCAGCGCTCCCACGAGGGGCGGCAGGATTTCCTCGACCACGTACCGCTCGAAGCGCTTCACCGCAGCCTCCAGGCCAGCACGCCCGCCACCAGCAGGAAAAACAGGTTGGGCAGCCACGCCGCGAACGTGGGCGGCAGCGCCCCCACCCGCGCGAGTTGCGGCGCGGTGGCCCACAGCGCGTAGAAGAGGGCCACGAAGACCACCACCGCCGCAAAGGCCGCCGCCCGGTTGCGCAGCAGCAGCCCCAGCGCCCCCGCCGCGAGCGCGAAAATCACCGCCGTGAGAGGATCGGCCACCCGCGCGGCGAGCTGGTGCGCGTCCACCCGGCGCTCTTCCGGGGTGCCCTCGCCGCTCGCCAGCCGCGCCCGCAGCTCGGGCGTGCTGACCTGCTGGGCGGGGGGGGCCGGGGGCCGGGGCTGGTCGGTCTGCCGGAAGACCAGGGGACCGGGCGCGGGCTGCGGGTCCTGGCCGGGGCGGGTGATCCACGCACCCGTGACCGTCCACGTCTGCGCGGCCGTGTCCCAGGTGCCGCCCGTGGCCGTGACCGTCTCGTCGCCGCGCTGCACCAGCACCCCGTCGAGCGCGGCGACCGGGCCGCCCGCCTCGTTGCGGACGCGCCCGGCGTAGAAGAGGCCGTCTTCTGAGGCATAGGTGTAGTTGTCCTGGGTGGGCGTGGGCTGCGGGCCACCGTAGATCGTGTACCACGCGGCGTCGAAGCGGGCCAATCCCGCCGGGGCCACGTACCCCGCGTTCCAGTAGGCCAGCGCGGCCACCAGCGCGAAGGGCAGCGCCAGCGGCCACACCAGCGAGAGGGGCCGCAGGCCCCCCGCCGCGGCCGCCTTGAGTTCGCTGTCCCCCTGCATCCGCCCGAAGGCCAGCAGCACCGCGAAGGGCACCGAGAGCACCAGCGCCTCGTTCAGCGTGTTGGGCGCCAGCGCCCCGAAGACCCCCAGCGCCTGCCCCGGCGTGGCCCCGTAGGTCAGGAAGGCCCCCACGCTGGTGCTGAGGATGTCGGTCAGCCGCAGGATCAGAAACAGCGCCACCCCCGCCGCGTACCAGCGCAGCACCTCCGAGAGCACCGCGCGGTTCAGGGTCCGGGGCGGGCCTCCCCCCCGCCGGGCCGCGCCCACCCTCCGCGTGCCGGGGACAGGCCGGGTCATGCCGCTTCCTTCCGGGGGGCGCACGGGGCGGGAGTCACACGGTTTCCGTCCAATCCCTTCTCCCCTCGGGAAGGCGCCGATAGAAGGACTCCTTTCCCGGCAACCGTTCTGTTCCTGCTCGCTCTCCTGCGGAGCTGTACCCGTCCGCTCGGGTTGAACAGTTCTTCCAACTGTCCAACCGGAATCCGTATCAGTCGCAGGGACGGCACGCGCGGCATTCTAGACCAGCCCTCCCGGCCCATCTGCCCCACCCGCATGAGAACACGCGCCCCGTGGGAGGGACGCGTGCGGAAGAGAACGGGGTCAGCTCGCGCGGGGCGAGGGCGAGTCGCGCCACAGGTCGCGCTCGCGGCGGGCCACCCCCTCGTGGACGCGCAGGATCGCCTCGTTGCCGTGGGCGCCCGCCTCGGCGATGGCGCGGGCGGTGGCGGTGTCGAGGTAGGCGAGGCGCAGCAGCTCGTCGCTGCGCAGGCCGTCGCGGGTCTGCCGCACCCCGCGCTCGCGCCGGATGGTGGCCGAATCGGTGCCCAGCACGCTGCGGTTGCTGATGGAGCCGAGTTGGCCGTACACCCGGCCCTCGCCGCCGTGGCGGGCGACCGTGCTCATCAGCTCGCGGCGGGCGTCGGTGCTCTCCAGCCGGGCGGCCAGCCAGCGCCGGGCCTCGGGGTTGGCGTTGCGCTCGGCGATCTCGGCGGCCAGGCGCACGTCGCCGGTCATCGCGCGGGCCAGCAGCGTCTGTGCCCGCTTGCGCCAGCGCCGCGCCGCAGGGGTGTCCAGGGTGAAGGCGAGCCGGGCGAACTCGCCCGCGTCCAGGGTGGGCTCCGGCCCGGCGCCGAAGTCGCGCTCGGGGCTTTGAAGGTCGTGCCCGGCGGCGAAGGTCGCCCAGTCGGCAGGCATCGGGACGCCCAAGGCCGTCAGGGCGGTGGCGGCATGCAGCAGGCCGTCCGCGCTGGCGGGCAGCCGATGCGTGCCGAATTCCAGGGTGTGAGGAACGGTCTTCATGCGAATATCTTAGCACATTTTATGTCTCAGACATAATCTATTGGGGTGGCTCAGGGGGGCGTGACCACGACGAGCTTGAGGGTGGTGCTGCGGCTGGCGCCCTCGCCGCTCACGGTGACCACGATGTCGTAGGTGCCGGGCGCCGTTCCGGCGGGCACGGCGAGGGCGGCTTCGGCGCGGCCCTGGGTCAGTGCGGGCGTCAGCACCTGTCCGAAGGCCTCGACCCGCAGCCCGCGGGCGCCCTGGGTCTGCACCTGCACCTGCACGCGCGTTCCGGCGGCGGCGGTGCCGGGCGAGAGGCGGCCGAACACCGCCAGCGCTCCCGCCGTGTAGGTGGTGACGGCCTCGCGCGGGGGCAGGGCGGCTCCCAGGACCAGGGCCGGGGGCCGCTCGCCGGGCTGGAGGGTAACCGACTGCGCGGACTGGGTGGGCGTGAAGCCCTCCGGGAGCCGCGCGGGGTCGAGGGCCACGCTGTAGCGCCCGGCAGGCAGGCCCCCCAGCCGCGCGGTGCCGCGGGCGTCCGCCTGCGACTGGCGTGACACCGGGCCGCTCAGCACCACGCCGAGGTAGGGCAGCGGGTCCTCGCCGGGGTCCGCGGCGCCGTTGCGGTTGACGTCGTGAAAGACCAACGCCTCGAGCGCCGTGACGGGCGCAAAGGCGACGTCGCGCTCGGCGCGGCCGTTCTCGGTCACCTTGACCCCGGCCGTCTCCAGCGCCTCGACGGTCGCGGGGAGTCCGGCGGGGAAACTCAAGGCATGCTCGCCCACGGGCGCCCGGACCCGGTAGTGGCCCTGCGCGTCGGACACACTCCTCGCGCCCCCGATCTCGACCGTCACCCCGGCGAGCGGGGGTTCGTCCGGGTCACGGGTGCCGCTGAGATTGAGGTCGCGGTAGAGCGTGCCCTGTACCTCGCCGCCGATGCGCCCGCCGAACAGGTTCATCACGGCCTGCGGGGTGGCCAAGGCCCGGCTGAAGTCGTAGCTCACGCCCAGGCGCACCGTGTGGGTCAGGTGGCCCGACCCCAGGCCCTGCGGCGCTTGCAGGCGGTACCCCGCGCTGAGGTTCAGGCCGCCTACCCCCACGTCGCGCAGGCCCAGGGATATGCCCAGCAGGTCGGCGGTCGCCAGGCTCTGCGGCTGCACCGTCCAGGTGCGGCCGTAGTCCAGGGCGGTGCTCAGGCGCGGCGACCACGCCCGCTCCCAGCGCAGGCCCAGGCCGTGGGTCGTCACCGGGTCGGCCCCGCCCTCTGCCCGGCGCTCGAAGACGTAGCGCACGGCAAAGTCGTCCGCTCCTGGGCGGTAGTCGACCTGCACCGCTGCGGAGAGGCGCTCGCCCGGCGCCCCCCCCGGCCCGGGGTCGCGCTGCCAGCCCAGTTGCCCGGTGGCCTTCAGGGGGCCACGGATCAGCGCCGCGCCCACCGCCGCCTGCTGGGCCAGGGCACCCGGCGCGTCGTCGTCGGAACCCACCGTGTAGAGGCCCGAGGCCCGCACCGACGCGCCCCCCACCTGGAAGGTGGGCGAGACGATTCCGGCAGACACGCTCCACTCCAGCTCGGAGTCGGGGAGGGTCCCGCCCTCCACCCGCCCGGACAGGCTGGCCCCCAACCCGCCGGGACCGCTGTAGAGCAGCACCCCCGAACCGCTCCAGACCACCCCGCCGGGCTGAAGCTGCACGGCCGCCGCCGCCCGCACCCCGAAGGGTTCCAGCCGGGTCAGCCCCCCGGTGATTCCGAAGACGTGCACGCCGCTGAGGCTGCCGCTGTAGCTCTGGGTCAGGTCGAAACCCTCGCCCTGGTAGCTGAGCTGCTGGGTCCAGATCAGGCTGCCCTGGTAGGGGCCACTCCCGCTCTGGCCCACGCCCGCGACCCCCAGCGACAGCCCCAGGCCGGGAGCCAGCAGCCGGGCGTAGCGCACCCCGATCAGGTCGGTGCGCCGCTCGTCCTCACCGCGGCTCACCAGCGAGGTCCCGGCGTCCAGTTCCAGGTCGCCGCCCGCGACCTGGGTGCTGGCCCGCACCCCGGCACCCAGCACGCGGCCGTCGGGCAGCCGGGCGTACTGCACCCGGGGGCTGACCCGCCACGCGCCCCACAGCACGGTGCCGTCCAGCCGTCCCCCGCCTGCGCCCAGCGACAGGTTGGCGACCCAGCGCTCGGCGCCCAGTTGGATGCCGAAGGCGGTGCCCTGCGGCAGCGGCGACCCGCGGTCCCCCGCGAGGCCGGAGACGCCCACCGTGCCGCGCACGTAGTCGGACAGCGCCCCGCCCAGGGTGGGCTGGAGGGCGTAGCGCACCGTCCAGTCGGTGCCCTGGGGCGACCAGGTGACCCCGGCCTCGGCGGAGGTACGCACCCGGAAGAGCAGGCTGGGTCCCTCCAATGCGGCGGCCTGCTGGCCC
This Deinococcus sp. HSC-46F16 DNA region includes the following protein-coding sequences:
- a CDS encoding LptF/LptG family permease — its product is MKRFERYVVEEILPPLVGALLAIILLLLLLLLKDVIAPLLAKGASGLLVARLVALNIPEAVALGLPIALMFATLLGLSRLAADSEIKAALASGVPASRLFRPVLTLAAAVTLGAFAINELVVTRARVQAQSVQREIVLDNPRVIGLGDPGQPGLVLRDALNRAISVGQALPGGELRDLRIVTMQAGLPPREVITAREGRLRPGSNVLELTEGRRVTFENGRPVTVLSFAQGTLPVQDVQASFDGSGAALPPFYLPLPDLLARTGAYRAQNVPAPADFTALYRKFSEPLAALALAFFAVSLAVYTFRSGLNLGLVWALLLTFAYYATWSVFKVMGENGAVPPLLAAAAPDVIAVLAGAVLLWRASRR
- the tsaE gene encoding tRNA (adenosine(37)-N6)-threonylcarbamoyltransferase complex ATPase subunit type 1 TsaE — encoded protein: MTDLPLSPGESRLLRGAAEQQALGAAFAHALPPGSLLFLEGELGAGKTTLTQGLVGAYGFSEGVTSPTYALMHAYPTPAGRVLHVDAYRVRDVAELYEMDLEDLVAGSRLSVVEWGERLYADYPAVPVLRLEHVEGEAEVRRVTRVR
- the ddrC gene encoding DNA damage response protein DdrC produces the protein MKTVPHTLEFGTHRLPASADGLLHAATALTALGVPMPADWATFAAGHDLQSPERDFGAGPEPTLDAGEFARLAFTLDTPAARRWRKRAQTLLARAMTGDVRLAAEIAERNANPEARRWLAARLESTDARRELMSTVARHGGEGRVYGQLGSISNRSVLGTDSATIRRERGVRQTRDGLRSDELLRLAYLDTATARAIAEAGAHGNEAILRVHEGVARRERDLWRDSPSPRAS
- a CDS encoding LptF/LptG family permease encodes the protein MTRPVPGTRRVGAARRGGGPPRTLNRAVLSEVLRWYAAGVALFLILRLTDILSTSVGAFLTYGATPGQALGVFGALAPNTLNEALVLSVPFAVLLAFGRMQGDSELKAAAAGGLRPLSLVWPLALPFALVAALAYWNAGYVAPAGLARFDAAWYTIYGGPQPTPTQDNYTYASEDGLFYAGRVRNEAGGPVAALDGVLVQRGDETVTATGGTWDTAAQTWTVTGAWITRPGQDPQPAPGPLVFRQTDQPRPPAPPAQQVSTPELRARLASGEGTPEERRVDAHQLAARVADPLTAVIFALAAGALGLLLRNRAAAFAAVVVFVALFYALWATAPQLARVGALPPTFAAWLPNLFFLLVAGVLAWRLR
- the pta gene encoding phosphate acetyltransferase, whose translation is MHTLFVAPTRNGVGLSSTALGLARALERQGLRVAFLKPIAQTHETTTDDSVHFAHTLAHLQPPTPIALAHAEEQLSQGAEEDLMEEVVALSRQAAGGPGGADVLIAEGLALNERNTYAGALNASLARNLEADVVLVSSLAGVTAGALADELEIAAQAYRRSDGSGLAGYVLNFAPVGLDFGGLLAELRARSRVLSGGELPLLGVIAQSPALSAPRTLDVARHLGAEVLNEGEAGQRRVTSTVVTARTVPKMADAGLFASGALVVTPGDREDVVMAAALSHLSGVPLAGLLYTSGSSPEPSIERLCRAALTSSLPVLRVETNSFHTASALSRLDPRVPHDDLERMERTLDFIADRLDTVPLRSRLKTPQAEGDRRMPPSAFRYELIQKARAANKRIVLPEGDEPRTVRAAIRCVEKGIARPVLLANPDRVRQVAEGQGLTLPEGLEVLDPESVRRQYVEPMVELRRSKGLTAPQAEAQLEDTVVLGTMMLALDEVDGLVSGAVHTTANTVRPALQLIKTAPGASLVSSIFFMLMPEQVLVYGDAAINPNPNAEELADIAIQSADSARAFGIPPRVAMLSYSTGESGTGEDVEKVKEATRLVRERRPDLPVDGPLQYDAASVLSVGRQKAPNSPVAGRATVFIFPDLNTGNTTYKAVQRSAGVVAVGPMLQGLRKPVNDLSRGALVDDIVYTIALTAIQATQVRTGA
- a CDS encoding acetate kinase; translation: MWTLVVNCGSSSLKFALLDPSTTDVPLAGLAERLGTDAASVRVDRAGERVTVPLPGGGYPEAFGVVLAELDALGLREQVGAVGHRVVHGGERFSAPALITPEVLDAVRACVPLAPLHNPANIAGIEAAQAAFGDVPHVAVFDTAFHQTMPEVAYRYAVPEAWYRQHGVRRYGFHGTSHAYVAGEAARMLGRPLEDLNLVTAHLGNGASVCAVAGGRSADSSMGLTPLEGLVMGTRSGDVDPGLHDFIARQAGLSLTQVTAALNKESGLLGLSGLSNDMRELEEAAGRGHAGARLAVEVFVYRLAKTIAGLAVALGRLDGLVFTGGIGENSAAVRSATLERLGLLGFRLDAEANARNVRGQGGLITTPGTLPALVVNTNEERMIARETAQLVARGL